A window of Pecten maximus chromosome 12, xPecMax1.1, whole genome shotgun sequence genomic DNA:
cacaatacaatgtaatatagtatgacacaatacaatgtaatatagtatgacacaatacaatgtaatatagtatgacacaatacaatgtaatatagtatgacacaatacaatgtaatatagtatgacacaatacaatgtaatatagtatgacacaatacaatgtaatatagcatgacacaatacaatgtaatatagcaTGACACAATACAATTTAATATAATACGACACAATACAacgtaatatagtatgacacaatacaatgtaatataatacgacacaatacaatgtaatatagtatgacacaatacaatgtaatatagtatgacactatacaatgtaatatagtatgacacaatacaatgtaatatagtatgacacaatacaatgtaatatagcaTGACACAATACAATTTAATATAATACGACACAATACAacgtaatatagtatgacacaatacaatgtaatataatatgacacaatgcaatgtaatatagtatgaaaCAATACGATGGAATATaatatgacacaatacacaatacaatgcAATACAGTTTGACACAATTCATTGTAATATAGTACGACACAATACGATGTAATAGTGTAATTTGACACaattaatgtaatatagtaagacacaatacaatataatacagtatgacacaatacaatgttatatagtatgaaccaatacaatgtaatatagtatgaaacaatacaatgtaatataatatgacacaatgcaatgtaatatagtatgacacaatacaatgtaatatgaaatgacacaatacaaaatacaatgcAATTTAGTTAGACACAATTCATTGTAATAGGGTAcgacacaatacaatgttatatattatgacacaacaaaatgtaatacagtatgacacaatacactgtaatatagtatgacacaatacaatgtaatataatatgacACAATACCcaatacaatttaatatattttgacacaatacaatgttatatagtatgacacaatacaatgtaatagagtatgacacaatacactgtaataaagaatgacacaatacaatgtaatataatatgacacaatataatgtaatatagtaagacacaatacaatatcatatagttagacacaatacaatgtaatatagtatggcacaatacacaatacaatgtaatacagtatgacacaatactttgtaatatagtatgacactatacaatgtaatacagtatgacacaatataatgtaatacagtatgacacaatactttgtaatatagtatgacacaatataatgtaatatagtatgacacaatacaatgtaatagaGTAAGACACAATAtcatgtaatatagtatgatacaatacactgttatatagtatgacacaatacaatgtaatatagaataacaatataatgtaatatagtatgatacaatacactgttatatagtatgacacaatacaatgtaatgtaatatgACACAATAcccaatacaatgtaatatagtacgacacaatacaatgtaatatagtatgacaaaatacaatgtaatatagtatgacacagtacaatgtaataaagtatgacacaatacaatgtaatatagtatgacaaaatacaatgtaatatagtatgacacaatacaatgtaatatattatgacacaatacaatgtaatatagtacgACACAATACAAGTTAATATaatatgacacaatacaatgtaatatagtatgacataATTCAATGTAATGTAGTaagacacaatacaatgtaatatagtaaggcacaatacaatgtaatatagtaagacacaatacaatgtaatatagtaagacacaatacaatgtaatatagctAGACACAATACAATTTAATATAGTTTAACACAAgttaatgtaatatagtatgacacaatatattgtaatatagtatgacacaataaaGTGTAATATAGTATAAcaaactacaatgtaatatagtataatACAAGTTTGTGAAATAAAGTGTTGCgcaatacaatgtaacatagtatgacacaataaaatgtaatatgcaggacacaatacaatgtaatatagtttgacactatacaatgtattatataatgacacaatacaatgtaatatagtgtgacacaatacaatgtaatatagtttgacactatacaatgtattatataatgacacaatacaatgtaatatagtgtgacacaatacaatgtaatatagtatgacacaatacaatgtaatatagtatgacacagtacacaattacaaaagtaTATTATATTACGCTTAGTAGTCTAAGATACCCATTTTACTCTGTTCCTATGATAAGGAAAAACCTACTCCActccttttttatatataatatagaaataCCATAAATGCTGCAAGCTTTGTTTGctttatatacagataacaaTGACACAGAATCATGGGTCTCACTTCTGTGGGTGGCTttcagtattactgtattaaaatgaacataaaaacacataaatacacatataaaaagCAAAGGTGAGCGGCAAAATTTCGCCAAAATGACCGATATGTTTGCATATTGCATATGTATGTATACgtacactttattataacagtaaaaAAAGCTAATCAAAATATATGCATACTTATGCTTAAAACATTGTCAGACAATATTCCATCAAAATCAACGTAAGTTATCCAAATACAAATTTTGTGGTTAAATTTCAGTTCGGAGAAATACGTTGGCTACTGGATTGGTGTAACGGACGCACAGACAGAAGGAGTGTTTCTGACGTACGACGGACAAATACAGAATTACACAAACTGGAAATCCGGGGACCCAAACGACAACAATATGCCAGCACAGGACTGTGCGAGGATGTTCCCAATGGAACCCCCAGGTTACCTCTGGCAGGACAGGTCGTGTAGCGAGACAGCCCCTGGGCTATGTTCTCGCAGGTTCCGTGAGTTTTCATTCGAGGGTTCttaatattttgtatgatgtttaaCAGACAGTGATAAACGCAAGTATTtcagaaaatgtatttcaacACAAATGTGTTGACATGAATCGGCAAATGTGGAAACCGAATAGAAAATTCAGCGCATCAAGTAGAAAACAAATCTGCTTTTCATTGTACGaggtttaaatattttttagaGTGATTGTCCCttaacatgttatattttcGATGAATTCTGCATTTCGAGTTTCACTAGTCCTTAGATCAAGTCAATTCTGGGACACACAAATATCGAGATACGTTGTATATAGATGTGTGTGGAGAAGGGTGTGTGTGAGAGGGGCCGCGATAGCCGAATGGTtaaaggtgtcccgacactttatcactagccctccacctctgggttgcgagttcgaaacctacgtggggcagttgccaggtagatctactgactgtaggccggtggtttttctccgggtattccggctttcctccaactctaaaacctggcacgtccttaaatgaccctggctgtttataggacgttaaacaaaacaaaccaaatgtgTGTTAGAGGGAGGGAGGGTATTTGtgcgagttttttttttttttttacgtatTTTCGGAGTAGCATTTATtgcaattgtttttatttaatgttattCACTGATTTAGGGATTACCACAACTGTTAACCAAGCAGTCACAGCGGTAACTGAAGACACATCAACAACGACGGCAAACGATGTCCAAACAACAGCAAACGAAGGAACGACTTCAGAGGTCCAAAAGGAAACAACGGAAATGACGTCACCAGTAACGACGGCAATGACAGCTACGTCATCATTTTACAGCCAATCAGGGTCGGAAGTTACCGAGTCGTCTGCCACATGTTCAGCGTGTAGTGAGTGTAATTCAATTGAATCGCCATTATAGTTCCGGTACGAAATTACATCACACCGGTGTAGTACTGTAAACGTGGACATTTACGCGAGGGGGGGATTTGCGATAATTACGGGAAGTCCTTTTGGCCACGAAAACTCCCCCCgcgcgtattattttgatatcaatttgcctAATCTCGACATACAAATGGGTGGATCGATCACGTTAATTACTAACAcgtgtatagtttacatattgaaattgcGAAATTAAACCCCGCAAAAATAATCCCGTTTGCAGTATATAGGTTTTATCGAATGCGGTACctagactttttttttctaatctgCAAAGATTCCTTTGTTGAGACTTGTTTAGAAATCAAATGAATGTATTACCCAAAACTTTCAGCTGCAGTTTATGAAAAGTTCAGGCCAAAAATAATTGAACAGACACATTTAGTTCCTTATATGGATGTGCTTTTTATCAATACTCTAATATATGATTGTGTCACGTGGGACAGGTTCGACGGAACCCAACACGACGTGCTATTGTACCTGTAATCCATACCTAACCCTGGACGACCCCCTGGTGAAACAAAAGATACAGGAACTTATCGAAACCTTGTCAATTTCAAAGAAAAACACGTCAGGTATGAAACACGCGCCCtgttattttgtattgaaaattctaaatttgttCACTACATTAATTAGCTAACTTGATATCAGAGgcattttttgtaataaaatcatACCAACTCTACCAAGCTTAACATTTAACGCTTATAATTCATAAGAACATTTGTTTAAAAGagtatatcattatgttatgtATGCCCTACTTGCTGGCCAATCAAATACAGTGTTACATTTCCCCTTCAGCCAATAGACGGAAGTATATCAGCGTGGCCGACAATCGACCCAGTGCCAGGGGTATCGGATACGTTGGGGCGGCTATCTTGGTAGCCTCTTTAGGGTCCATCATCCTTCTAGACTTGTCGACCTTCTTCCGTCACGCCAAACACTTGACGATGAAAGCAACAGGTCGGGAGGACAGTCCGCGAGTCAGATGGGCGATACGGAATCCTCATTAATCACGACTGTCGTCACGTCAAATGTTCTTCTTGATCAAAGGCAATTCATTGTACCAAACAGGGTTTCCAGATACCTCCCACTTCCATGTTGTGTTTCTTTCTAAGACACGCCAAATTCAAGAAAAAAAGTGACTTCGTTCTTTCGGGATTTTATTGTTGTGCATTTTGTGAATACAAACGTTCTGTAAAGAGGTCTTTTTGATACACGGCAGTTAAGGACATCACTTCCGTAACTCGAGGGACGAACAGCCTCTTGAACAAATTAAGGACCTTGTTCCAATCAAAAGGAATGTTACTGACTGTAGAGCTATATTGTGACCAGCGAACATTTGTCAACCCTAACACCGCTGAAAtaaatgtgtttaatatcatatCGGTGCATAGTTTTGTTCAGTCAAAAGAGAGGCAATGTGTTAAACCCCATCGCACTCATCCTAGTCTCACTTCATGTGCATCCAAGTACGTCAGTCCGGACCAATACTGGAGGCAGCAGTGAGAGCGCAGAAAAGATAACGGCCGTAGCATGGGCTTCATGGAGGTGGAGGACTGGGACGAACCTTGGACATGTCTATAGATACGTCACGAGCACGTGGTTGAATATTGACGCCGTAGGAATATAACAAGTGACGTAGTTAGGACGGCAATGACGTAACAATGACGCATCAAAGGCAAGACAGAAAACATGTAATGCGATATCATTTCATTGCCATGGCGTTCTTGTTACGTCAATGCAGTTCTCACTATAAAACGACAATTGCCAAATTCGTTAAGACGTACATTTATTACACTTGGCCTACATTAAGAGAAGACTACAATTTGACCATTATAGTCGGATAATGACTGAGAAAGCAGAGTTGGGTGTGGTGCACGCGTGATCATGCGCGTGATAAATTTGAAACACAATAAGAATCTGACAGTGATGTAATGAGGACGTGAAAACTGCATAATTTTCCATTTTGATATCTCTACtgcattttttgaaattttcttcgTCTGAGTGTGATGGGCGCTTTAAGAAACATATGATTCCAACTCAAAATCGAGACAACAAATATGAGCCCATGAAAGCTTTACATGATGCCTCTTAAACCAGTCCCTTCATATCCCCATCTTCTTTGTATACCTAGGTCATATTCAATGTCTGGTTTTCAAAAACAGAGAAATTGTAGACCATTGATACATACTGACGGTCGTCAAACACGCCGAAATTAAATATCGCAAaagaaaatagaatatttccagtGAGATAATTTTCTTGAGGACCCGCGTTTAACTTAAGCAGCAGTGTTCGATGAGGGAAATCCTGATATCGGAAACAACCAATTAGTTTCAAATTGCAAGCCACACAAATCAACTCCTTTGTCAATTACATGCTGCAACAAGTGCTCTGGGTATTTTGCTTAAGctacacaatacatgtacttgtttacTTGTCACATGATAGGTATTGTCTCTCTaaaaaaacataacaagaaACAACAAACAGTAACATTACTTCCtctttaatatgaaaatatagcTCAATTGTTGACATAATAATCACCTCAAACGCTCCAACTTCGTGAAATGTATATATGCAGAAAGAGGATTACACATCTTCAATGTAGAACATGTCAGGAAAAATCATACAAGTAACTCAAGTTGTTCATATAAACGAAGTTCGAAAACATTATCACCATTTAGTATCTTGTGAATCAAATGTTTAACAAATAGATAGTGCTATTAACTGACATTTAGTGAGTACGGTATCAAAAGCATTGTGATTGTTAAAGGCTGTGCCTAATCATTCCATAAACGATTAACAATTTTTCTTCCATACAAAATTCGGTACGTTTTCTTTCGGATCCGCCTACCTACCTGATTTATTcaggtaaatatgatattgacCATGTCGTAATTTTCTAAAATCCTAAAATATTGGAACTATATGACATTGTGTTTTGATtagaaattcaaaatgatttttgaaaCCGATAAAACCGTTTGGCAGATCAAAGAACATCATCTGAATTTTGAACGGCTTACACCAACTTTCGCAGGTTGGAGACGCTGAtttatgtataactatatatatatataaactagtCGCTTTTAAGTAATCAACACTATAGATCGCACACGCAACAATCAATTACGACAGACCCGCTATCATATACAGTTAAAATCATCACTATATTATCTCCCAAAGCGGAAGAGTAAAATAgacattttatttaaagtttatatagaaaaaaatattgactcAGCTGCTTGTCAACATGGAGATTCATTGCACATTTAGTAAAATATAGGATTCTTACGATCATTTAACATTCGTTGTTATTCTAACGATTTATAAATGCATGACTAGCTAGCTTGATTTGTTCTTTATGTGTTTTTAATtagttgaaaaaaaacccactcaAGAGAAGTCGAAAAACTGTCTCTTAATAGACTGGTCTCTTAGATATTCACATAAATAATCATAAACTTTTCATTCAATTTATAAAACGCTAATAACTAAACTGTCCattttaactgaaaaaaaatatggcaatatttttttatttatttacatattacacTATGGTCACTTTAATTGTTTATCATAATATTTCTTATGATTCTTTTAGACTATAGAACAAGCATATTGCTTTaacttcagaaaaaaattgttattgGATTCATTATTTCCCAACACCTGTaccaatattttttttgcaaaattattttttgtaattccTGAAATCCTGTTCCAGACATACATCCCGATTATTAGATACAGAATTTAATATACACACTTATACAAGAAATTATGTAATTTGCTCACAAAGATAAAAACAAGattatattttagaaatatcaaaacaaacatttgtatGTGCAGTATATAGTAACGATTGCATAAGCATTCCTTCTTATGAAGGTTAAACATGATCATATTTTTGTAACTATACGcgaaataaattttataataatcTATATTAACTAAGGTTAAAAACATAGCTGCAgttaattttaattatttcctaAAACCTCttaaaattgaatttgattAATTAGTTCATCAATGTGAAaacattattacattttcatttaaattaataGCAGTATATGTGattatgataaattaatttcttaaaaTCATCTTTTTACACAAAGTCGATAAATTTGTTCATCAAAGTTTGTATCTATTGAATTGGTTATCCATAAttaatcatatattatattaacaatacaaaGTTAAATTCCCCggtacatatttatattatttctgattaaaagaaaattgttgCAAAAGTTTACAAAAATCCGGCTTTTTGTTCAAATGCAGAAAATAAGCAATATGAAcattgtttatatgtttacataatGTGTTAAAAGCAGAAAACGAAAAGTAAGGTGAGTATTTCTCCATAGAAAGACCTAATTGAAGACAAAATTATTAAACATCTAAACAAATCTCTCTCACATATGCCATCATAAATCTTTAACACATGGAAACACAAAGGCTGAAGGATGACGATTGATTCGTGATCAGGCAGAGGATCTCAAGACGAAAAATATCTGAGAATCATCTGGAGCTGCTACCACGGCGCCAAGTCAACATCCAAAAAAATGTTTCGATGTCGCAGTGATACTTATGATCATACTATGTTATGCTCATAATGGACAATCGTCTGTTATAAGATGATAGGAGCATCTGGATcgaaattttgtataaaacatagATACGaatattgtacaaattttaaacatttaacactgtacataacgacagaaaattatcatcttaaaataaacaatgctATTTAAACCCAATCATGTGTCAATTCCGTAACAAATGTAAACTGATGCTGATAGTAAACaatttactttatatatttatatttgcaaCAACAAAACTTTGCTAAAACATCACTCGTGCCCTGGATTAAAATATCAGATGAtctgtttcaatatcaatttcaGAATGATATGATATACCAGATACATTTGGGGAATTTTTCAAAACATCTTTTTGCATAATCCATATGATTAGTTAAGAGGAGATTTCAACTGATAGTAATAGCAATATATTAGATTTTTACAATGCATGGTCTCGAGCATCAAGTAAGGAATTTTGTCAATCAAATCATGTAAGGCATGTGTGACGACAGTTTTTTCTAGTATTATTTTCAGcaagtaaatacatgtatagcataAGCCAGATAAAGAAATAATCATACAAGTGTTTCCCCCTCTTACGGCTCAGTAGTGATGCCAGCACCAGACGTGTTTAAATCCATCTTTATACATTTATGTAAGGTAGTATTGACTTCAAAGtaaaaatgaatattcaaacaAGTATGTGTATACAAACATAAGAACAATTTTGCTATTTGAGATTTGAGATATTTGATATTctataaaatcaatttttttttttagatcatCAAATGCCTGTAGATCAAACGAATAAAGGCTAATATGTGTTTAGAATCTGTGTACATTACAGCTGTGATCAGAATGAAACTCAcgaaaaaaatgacatttataaaGACGTATTATATCAATATGACGTACATGACATAATCCAATACACTTCATAATGCAGAACTaacttatatatacaaataatcaaattttcaatatcaaatatacatatatttctttaaataattGAATGAATGCATTTCCAACAAATCTCTAGAACAAATTACCACACATTTCAGAAGCAAGCAACACAAAAACTGAAACCATCATGAAAAGCCAAAAATAGCTTGATTGCAAGGGAAGTTGAGACAGGATTGCTTCGGaaacaaacagtaaaacatgaAAAGACGAAAGAAACAACTGTTTAATATATGTCTAACTATAAAACGGATATTTCATTATGATAAAACGATTGAAATCGTAATTAGTAATTAGAACAAGACAGATTAAATTTTCCGGCTTTGTtacaaaaaacattaaaacatatatcGGGGTATATTCTGATGATTATCCTCTCCATTTAAAAGCATTCCTTCAATCTGCACATAAtctatacaatacaaaacatcaacaaattTCACAGGAAAAAATACACTTCCGTTAAATCCTTAATCCGTTAATCTAAATATGTTTCAAGACAATCACAAATCCTTATCTACAGTGTAAATCCGTTCCTTCATTGACATCTAAAATTCATGGAAATCATTTACACTgcactacattgtatataacgtATTGAGGGACTCCAGAATGAATATCTTGTGTCATCGAATGGAAAAGTGATACTTACATCACATCCTATATCTTGATTTTGAACCTTCAACAATGTTTCAAACAAGCGGTGCGTAAGTGACTCACTGACTTACGCACATATATTACTATGTACcttcattttattaattaactaTTAATTAAATTATGAGATTTGTACTTTACAAAACATAGCTTCataaaattaataacaaattatgaagaaacaatataaaatttatatctGCATATATAGCATTAAAATTTTGGTTTCATttctaaaattattttataatcaagtcatacaatatataaaacaagaaaagtattacacaatgtatgtagataattccgattttttgtataatatatgatgttctgtATTTATCATAGATACGTGTATATTGGAACATCTGGTGACACCAAGAAACCTATTTATAAGGATTTCTTGTGAAATGAT
This region includes:
- the LOC117340021 gene encoding uncharacterized protein LOC117340021: MFSFDDSWSLDWIIYFSACIFSVMAFLTRPGASLMSFGVFITVLVSPSSMQSDTSLCPTSSGLYNGETATCFWRVSSLLSAKLSMDECAKDGGVLAVIPDAATQEFIQTWYSGELESGSEKYVGYWIGVTDAQTEGVFLTYDGQIQNYTNWKSGDPNDNNMPAQDCARMFPMEPPGYLWQDRSCSETAPGLCSRRFRITTTVNQAVTAVTEDTSTTTANDVQTTANEGTTSEVQKETTEMTSPVTTAMTATSSFYSQSGSEVTESSATCSACSSTEPNTTCYCTCNPYLTLDDPLVKQKIQELIETLSISKKNTSANRRKYISVADNRPSARGIGYVGAAILVASLGSIILLDLSTFFRHAKHLTMKATGREDSPRVRWAIRNPH